In Epinephelus fuscoguttatus linkage group LG15, E.fuscoguttatus.final_Chr_v1, a genomic segment contains:
- the LOC125901685 gene encoding ranBP-type and C3HC4-type zinc finger-containing protein 1-like isoform X1: protein MALSSGGWAPPAPVPASSQQAACGGPALTPCCSTVLMSVRVSVCHSGIRPLCLPGAGSEALRLQLSMDPSRAGEFRLALRDTSGNRSVFIAEFDLRLVQYEVKSPRCHEMRLAAPPHDCIRFNFRCDREAEEWATVVMSSLREAHRVANINICESDGRHNDTAAAMEQWSSASLPLTEELCLELARAIEAGDTQAASQHASALARQKAVLTIQLSEKNYAEGEISLSVVVEDVSSSCCVTVKVFPYMTVAALKQQVFLEYGFHPRVQRWVIGQCLCTEPRSLASYGVQKDGDTAYLYLISARQARITRQLFQQDLESALLAPPLPPGNGPTSQDWRGYSTLPSRLPHNNQGGGADRPGDIKDVLDIENLQLNDHPNKASKTQQTEWACPSCTFINKPSRPGCEICATARPDAHIQQEKGRREDRGESGLSSS, encoded by the exons ATGGCACTCAGCTCGGGCGGCTGGGCTCCTCCAGCCCCGGTCCCTGCCTCGTCCCAACAGGCGGCATGCGGCGGGCCTGCGCTGACGCCTTGCTGCAGTACTGTTTTAATGTCAGTCCGGGTTTCGGTGTGCCATTCCGGGATCCGGCCCCTGTGCCTCCCCGGAGCAGGCAGCGAGGCTCTGCGGCTGCAGCTCAGCATGGACCCGAGCCGGGCCGGAGAGTTCCGACTGGCGCTGCGAGATACGAGCGGAAACCGCAGTGTG TTCATTGCAGAGTTTGACCTGCGCTTGGTGCAGTACGAGGTCAAATCTCCCCGCTGCCACGAGATGCGTCTCGCCGCTCCGCCCCACGACTGCATCCGCTTCAACTTCCGCTGCGACCGCGAAGCCGAGGAGTGGGCCACGGTGGTGATGTCATCGCTAAGAGAGGCACATAGAG tTGCAAACATTAACATATGTGAATCAGACGGCAGACACAACGACACAGCAGCAGCCATGGAGCAGTGGAGCTCAGCCTCGCTGCCGCTCACTG aGGAGCTGTGTTTGGAGCTCGCCAGGGCGATTGAAGCAGGCGACACTCAAGCCGCTTCACAGCACGCGTCCGCTCTGGCTCGGCAGAAAGCAGTGCTGACGATTCAGCTGTCTGAAAAGAACTACGCAGAGGGAGAGATCAG TTTATCTGTGGTAGTGGAGGATGTTTCGTCATCCTGTTGTGTCACAGTCAAAGTCTTTCCATACATGACCGTGGCTGCACTCAAGCAACAG GTGTTTCTCGAGTACGGTTTCCATCCTCGCGTGCAGCGCTGGGTGATTGGTCAGTGCTTGTGCACCGAGCCGAGGTCGCTGGCCTCCTACGGGGTGCAGAAGGACGGGGATACCGCATACCTCTACTTGATCTCCGCCCGACAAGCTCGCATCACCCGCCAGCTGTTCCAGCAGGACCTGGAGAGCGCTCTCCTCGCCCCACCTCTCCCACCTGGCAACGGCCCCACCTCCCAAGACTGGAGGGGTTACAGCACCCTGCCCTCGAGGCTACCCCACAACAACCAGG GCGGAGGAGCAGACAGACCGGGCGATATCAAAGATGTTCTCGACATTGAGAACCTGCAGCTGAATGATCATCCCAACAAAGCCAGTAAAACACAG CAGACAGAGTGGGCTTGTCCCTCGTGCACTTTCATCAACAAGCCGTCCCGTCCAGGCTGTGAAATCTGTGCTACAGCCCGACCCGACGCACACATCCAGCAG gagaaaggaaggagagaggatcGAGGAGAGTCCGGTTTAAGCAGCAGCTGA
- the LOC125901684 gene encoding alanine aminotransferase 2-like, protein MSSVLQEICSSVKNIKQLEYGALVRRASQLREELRQKVRKPYKELIDVSSGDPHRAGVKPLSFVRQVLAACLYPQLINSNKLPVDVRQRAQWLLKGCDGGSVGAYSSAAGIPDIVCRVSEFIARRDGGVPSHPENIYISAGSQWALMNILNVLVNREASPKTGVLIPAPCYSVTSESIMEWGGVTVPYYLSEEQGWELQVEELHRVLESAKGVCNPVALYVANPGNPTGLVQSKELMQGVIRFASEKRLFLLADEVYQDFVYGEKSKFFSYKRVLAEMGPPLSDTVELASFASVSKSLSGECGLRGGYVELVNLDPAVLKCINNLFSIDSCAPMLGQFALDLMTNPPQPGDPSYPLYCVETQNIRRMIAHNVKRVFEVLNSLPGFCCQPVEGGAFAFPRVHLPPKAIQKAKEMGMPPDLFYSFRLLEEAGVFVRPGCAYSQKEGTHHISICILAAEDTMEELLRRLTSFHPQFMKDFS, encoded by the exons ATGTCTTCTGTCCTGCAGGAAATCTGTTCAAGTGTGAAGAACATAAAGCAGCTGGAGTATGGAGCTCTGGTCAGACGAGCAAGCCAGCTCAGGGAAGAGCTCAGGCAG AAAGTGAGAAAGCCATACAAAGAACTGATAGATGTCTCATCGGGCGACCCacacagggcaggtgtgaagcCTCTGTCATTTGTCAGACAG GTTCTTGCAGCTTGTCTTTACCCTCAGCTTATAAACAGCAACAAACTGCCAGTGGACGTCAGACAGAGAGCTCAGTGGCTGCTTAAGGGATGTGATGGAGGGAGTGTAG GTGCTTATAGTTCTGCAGCGGGCATACCAGACATAGTCTGCAGAGTCTCTGAATTCATAGCAAGACGAGATGGTGGGGTCCCATCTCACCCTGAAAACATATACATCAGCGCCGGCTCACAGTGGGCACTCATG AACATCCTCAATGTCTTGGTAAACCGTGAGGCGTCACCCAAAACAGGTGTGCTGATCCCAGCGCCATGCTACTCAGTTACTTCTGAGTCCATAATGGAGTGGGGAGGAGTCACTGTCCCCTACTACCTCAGTGAGGAGCAGGGCTGGGAGCTGCAGGTGGAGGAGCTGCATCGAGTGCTGGAATCTGCAAAGGGGGTCTGCAACCCTGTAGCTCTGTATGTTGCCAACCCTGGGAATCCAACAG GTCTGGTTCAAAGCAAGGAGTTGATGCAAGGGGTGATCCGATTTGCTTCAGAGAAGAGGCTCTTCCTTCTGGCTGATGAG GTCTATCAGGACTTTGTTTATGGGGAGAAAAGCAAGTTTTTCTCCTACAAGAGGGTTCTGGCTGAGATGGGTCCTCCTCtgtcagacacagtggagcTCGCATCCTTCGCCTCAGTATCCAAAAGCTTGAGTGGAGA GTGTGGTCTGCGTGGTGGATACGTGGAGCTGGTAAATCTGGACCCCGCCGTTCTGAAATGCATCAACAACCTGTTCTCGATAGACAGCTGTGCACCCATGTTGGGTCAGTTTGCCCTGGATCTGATGACGAACCCTCCACAACCAGGAGATCCCTCATACCCACTTTATTGTGTG GAGACTCAGAACATCAGGAGGATGATAGCTCATAATGTGAAGAGAGTCTTTGAGGTGCTGAACAGTCTGCCGGGTTTCTGCTGCCAGCCCGTGGAAGGAGGAGCATTTGCGTTTCCCAGAGTGCATCTTCCACCTAAAGCCATTCAGAAAGCCAAG GAAATGGGAATGCCACCTGATCTGTTCTACAGTTTCAGACTACTGGAGGAGGCTGGGGTGTTTGTCAGACCTGGTTGTGCGTACTCACAAAAGGAGGGCACCCATCACATCAG TATTTGCATTTTGGCTGCTGAGGACACCATGGAAGAATTATTAAGACGCCTGACCAGCTTTCACCCACAATTTATGAAGGATTTCTCTTAA
- the LOC125901685 gene encoding ranBP-type and C3HC4-type zinc finger-containing protein 1-like isoform X2, translating into MALSSGGWAPPAPVPASSQQAACGGPALTPCCSTVLMSVRVSVCHSGIRPLCLPGAGSEALRLQLSMDPSRAGEFRLALRDTSGNRSVFIAEFDLRLVQYEVKSPRCHEMRLAAPPHDCIRFNFRCDREAEEWATVVMSSLREAHRVANINICESDGRHNDTAAAMEQWSSASLPLTEELCLELARAIEAGDTQAASQHASALARQKAVLTIQLSEKNYAEGEISLSVVVEDVSSSCCVTVKVFPYMTVAALKQQVFLEYGFHPRVQRWVIGQCLCTEPRSLASYGVQKDGDTAYLYLISARQARITRQLFQQDLESALLAPPLPPGNGPTSQDWRGYSTLPSRLPHNNQGGGADRPGDIKDVLDIENLQLNDHPNKASKTQTEWACPSCTFINKPSRPGCEICATARPDAHIQQEKGRREDRGESGLSSS; encoded by the exons ATGGCACTCAGCTCGGGCGGCTGGGCTCCTCCAGCCCCGGTCCCTGCCTCGTCCCAACAGGCGGCATGCGGCGGGCCTGCGCTGACGCCTTGCTGCAGTACTGTTTTAATGTCAGTCCGGGTTTCGGTGTGCCATTCCGGGATCCGGCCCCTGTGCCTCCCCGGAGCAGGCAGCGAGGCTCTGCGGCTGCAGCTCAGCATGGACCCGAGCCGGGCCGGAGAGTTCCGACTGGCGCTGCGAGATACGAGCGGAAACCGCAGTGTG TTCATTGCAGAGTTTGACCTGCGCTTGGTGCAGTACGAGGTCAAATCTCCCCGCTGCCACGAGATGCGTCTCGCCGCTCCGCCCCACGACTGCATCCGCTTCAACTTCCGCTGCGACCGCGAAGCCGAGGAGTGGGCCACGGTGGTGATGTCATCGCTAAGAGAGGCACATAGAG tTGCAAACATTAACATATGTGAATCAGACGGCAGACACAACGACACAGCAGCAGCCATGGAGCAGTGGAGCTCAGCCTCGCTGCCGCTCACTG aGGAGCTGTGTTTGGAGCTCGCCAGGGCGATTGAAGCAGGCGACACTCAAGCCGCTTCACAGCACGCGTCCGCTCTGGCTCGGCAGAAAGCAGTGCTGACGATTCAGCTGTCTGAAAAGAACTACGCAGAGGGAGAGATCAG TTTATCTGTGGTAGTGGAGGATGTTTCGTCATCCTGTTGTGTCACAGTCAAAGTCTTTCCATACATGACCGTGGCTGCACTCAAGCAACAG GTGTTTCTCGAGTACGGTTTCCATCCTCGCGTGCAGCGCTGGGTGATTGGTCAGTGCTTGTGCACCGAGCCGAGGTCGCTGGCCTCCTACGGGGTGCAGAAGGACGGGGATACCGCATACCTCTACTTGATCTCCGCCCGACAAGCTCGCATCACCCGCCAGCTGTTCCAGCAGGACCTGGAGAGCGCTCTCCTCGCCCCACCTCTCCCACCTGGCAACGGCCCCACCTCCCAAGACTGGAGGGGTTACAGCACCCTGCCCTCGAGGCTACCCCACAACAACCAGG GCGGAGGAGCAGACAGACCGGGCGATATCAAAGATGTTCTCGACATTGAGAACCTGCAGCTGAATGATCATCCCAACAAAGCCAGTAAAACACAG ACAGAGTGGGCTTGTCCCTCGTGCACTTTCATCAACAAGCCGTCCCGTCCAGGCTGTGAAATCTGTGCTACAGCCCGACCCGACGCACACATCCAGCAG gagaaaggaaggagagaggatcGAGGAGAGTCCGGTTTAAGCAGCAGCTGA
- the dhx30 gene encoding ATP-dependent RNA helicase DHX30 translates to MALPGGLLVRLRALCNVSKCVHTGGKTASNWGRGMRWYRTNPRSFDEDGTSHLQTKGGNVSQNLLKEFPEPKMLLNNTISRSLGVSDLSQFIQYSCTENEGVKKATVTLQWPCKIEEEGFASKRVDAERFAAAAACFKLREMGFIGPDNQLPRKGAGRQSSRLQSLLYDNLEDSQTVNAPMSTIKADEQKQWLPPDEDFSTISEACSLFPQPKSLLTRVLQVATSSNRIREQIQVKITGGKLKKCFVTLHWPEKMTFYATAGNRVTAEKRALALACMKLKELELLDKNNNPLTHASYHREKVKEAGQRERRPLPLEVPEYLEEHMRDYLAQYPVATEVQKVWEEEEARGQQTVNEENEEDKEEELTDAITGRPFKPLSKHEARQLSARLQEHWESANPGLSVELPVDAHRQRVISAVQSSRVVVIDGETGCGKTTRIPRFLLEEVVADGKGAECNILVTQPRRISAVSVAHRVAHEMGPVLRKSVGYQVRLESRPPEQSGGALLFLTVGVLLRKLQSNPSLKGISHVVVDEVHERDINTDLLLALLRTSLKENPDLRVVLMSATGDKERLSDYFGGCPIVKVPGFMHPVKDRYLDDVLREMGRTLPVGNGVETDKQGERDDVAPDVDLVADVIEHIDKHGEPGAVLCFLPGWQDIKAVQEILEGRPHFSSGSQMILPLHSSLSVADQQAVFQRPPVGQRKIVLATNIAETSITIDDIVHVVDTGTHKEQNYDPRTKVSCLDTVWISRSNVTQRKGRAGRCQPGQSYHLFPRKQLESMTPFPIPEILRTPLQSLVMQAKIHSPDSKAVDFLSLVLDSPEQAAVRDAVQNLQDIGVLDKTEALTPLGERVACMSCDPRLGKVLVLSAMFRCVLPMLSVAACLTRDPFHNSLQNRAAVVKAKEALSDSSYSDYLVFIRAVLGWRKAQFEGDREDKVDYLSKYMLSKFSLRFINGLISQFSENLYDAELVPLANECQRQTSLYNKHSNQDELLKAVLLAGLYPNLIQAKKGVVTKGGRFRPNDMVFRTVSGPVLLHRSSVNRGKELPSRWLTFFSAVQSNGNVFVRDSSTVHPLALLLLTDCDITETVNGDRVEVSFPGRSLVRCELPLETWELLWELRTSIQTMLYRNLSNPSNAAANSAQDGELISLLVELLNNTNSNPFVQSNNSDSEVD, encoded by the exons ATGGCGCTGCCCGGCGGTCTACTCGTGCGGCTCAGAGCGCTGTGTAATGTTTCCAAATGTGTTCATACAGGAGGCAAAACAGCGTCGAACTGGGGTAGAGGCATGCGGTGGTACAGAACAAACCCTCGGAGCTTTGACGAAGACGGGACATCACATTTACAGACCAAAGGAG GTAACGTGAGCCAAAACCTCTTGAAGGAGTTTCCAGAACCTAAAATGCTCTTGAATAACACCATTTCCCGTTCACTGGGAGTCAGCGACCTGTCCCAGTTCATCCAGTACAGCTGCACGGAAAATGAGGGCGTCAAG AAAGCCACTGTCACACTACAGTGGCCCTGCAAGATTGAAGAAGAGGGTTTTGCCTCCAAGAGGGTGGATGCAGAACGatttgctgcagctgctgcttgtTTCAAGCTCAGA GAAATGGGTTTCATTGGTCCAGATAATCAGCTACCCAGGAAGGGAGCTGGCAGGCAAAGCAGCAGGCTACAGTCACTACTTTATGATAACTTGGAGGACTCGCAGACAGTAAATGCACCCATGTCTACAATCAAGGCAGATGAACAGAAACAATGGCTGCCTCCCGATGAAGACTTCTCCACTATCTCTGAAGCTTGTTCCCTGTTTCCACAACCTAAATCTCTCCTCACCAGGGTCCTTCAGGTGGCCACGTCATCCAACAGAATCAGG GAGCAAATACAAGTCAAAATAACAGGAGGGAAGCTGAAGAAGTGTTTTGTAACACTGCACTGGCCAGAGAAGATGACGTTCTACGCCACAGCGGGGAACCGAGTGACAGCAGAGAAGAGAGCTTTAGCTCTCGCCTGCATGAAACTGAAG gagctggagctgctggaTAAGAACAACAACCCACTGACTCACGCCAGTTACCATCGAGAGAAGGTGAAGGAGGCAGGACAGCGAGAGAGACGCCCCCTCCCCCTGGAAGTCccagagtacctggaggaacACATGAGAGACTACCTCGCACAG TACCCAGTTGCAACAGAAGTACAGAAGGTTTgggaagaggaagaggcgaGAGGACAGCAGACAGTAAACGAGGAGAATGAGGAGGACAAAGAGGAGGAGTTGACAGACGCCATCACAGGCAGGCCATTCAAACCTCTGTCTAAACACGAGGCGCGGCAGCTCAGCGCCCGTCTGCAGGAGCATTGGGAGAGCGCCAACCCTGGGCTGAGCGTGGAGCTCCCGGTCGATGCCCACCGTCAGCGCGTGATCTCGGCAGTGCAGTCGTCCAGGGTGGTTGTGATCGATGGCGAAACGGGCTGTGGGAAAACAACACGGATCCCCCGCTTCCTGCTGGAGGAGGTTGTGGCAGATGGCAAGGGGGCCGAGTGCAACATCCTGGTGACCCAGCCTCGCCGGATCAGCGCCGTGTCTGTGGCACATCGCGTTGCTCATGAGATGGGTCCAGTTCTGAGAAAATCTGTGGGATATCAG GTGAGACTTGAGAGCCGACCACCAGAGCAGAGCGGAGGAGCCTTGCTCTTCCTCACAGTGGGCGTCCTGCTGAGGAAGCTGCAGTCGAACCCGTCCCTGAAGGGAATCAGCCACGTGGTGGTGGATGAGGTCCACGAGAGGGACATTAACACAGACCTGCTGCTGGCTCTGCTGCGCACCAGCTTAAAGGAGAACCCTGATCTACGAGTGGTGCTTATGAGTGCCACTGGGGACAAGGAGAGGCTGTCTGACTACTTTGGGGGCTGCCCGATTGTTAAGGTGCCTGGATTCATGCACCCGGTGAAGGACAGATACCTGGACGACGTGCTGAGAGAGATGGGACGCACACTGCCAGTCGGGAATGGAGTGGAGACAGACAAGCAG GGGGAAAGAGATGATGTTGCTCCAGATGTAGATTTAGTAGCTGATGTAATCGAACACATTGACAAACATGGAGAGCCAG GTGCAGTGTTGTGTTTCCTCCCTGGATGGCAGGACATCAAGGCTGTCCAAGAGATACTGGAGGGGAGGCCCCACTTTTCCTCTGGCTCACAGATGATCTTGCCCC TGCATTCTAGTTTATCAGTAGCAGACCAGCAGGCAGTGTTCCAGCGCCCCCCAGTGGGCCAGAGGAAGATTGTCCTCGCCACTAACATCGCTGAGACCTCAATCACCATAGACGACATCGTCCATGTTGTGGATACGGGAACTCACAAAGAACAGAATTATGACCCACGCACTAAG gtctCCTGTCTGGACACAGTTTGGATATCTCGTTCTAATGTCACTCAAAGAAAAGGGAGAGCAGGGCGATGTCAGCCGGGACAGTCCTACCACCTGTTCCCACGAAAGCAGCTGGAATCCATGACTCCCTTCCCGATCCCTGAGATCCTGCGCACACCACTGCAGAGTTTAGTCATGCAGGCCAAAATCCACAGCCCTGACAGCAAG GCTGTAGATTTCTTGTCCCTAGTGTTGGACAGTCCAGAGCAAGCAGCTGTGAGAGATGCTGTTCAAAATCTTCAAGACATTG GAGTCCTGGACAAGACCGAAGCCCTGACGCCTTTAGGAGAGCGTGTcgcctgcatgtcatgtgacccTCGTCTGGGCAAAGTGCTGGTCCTGAGCGCCATGTTCAGATGTGTTCTGCCCATGCTGTCTGTAGCTGCCTGTCTGACCAGAGACCCTTTTCACAACAGCCTGCAGAACAGAGCAGCTGTTGTCAAG GCAAAAGAGGCTCTGAGCGACTCCAGCTACAGCGACTATTTGGTGTTCATAAGAGCTGTGCTGGGCTGGAGGAAAGCTCAGTTTGAGGGGGACAGAGAGGACAAGGTCGATTATCTGAGCAAATACATGCTGTCCAAGTTCAGCCTTCGATTTATCAACG GTCTCATCTCTCAGTTCAGCGAGAACCTGTATGACGCCGAGCTGGTGCCTCTTGCAAATGAATGCCAGCGTCAGACTTCTCTCTACAACAAGCACAGCAACCAGGACGAGCTGCTTAAAGCTGTACTGCTGGCTGGACTCTATCCCAACCTCATTCAG gCAAAGAAAGGTGTTGTGACCAAAGGAGGGCGCTTTCGCCCCAACGATATGGTTTTCCGCACAGTCAGTGGGCCAGTACTGCTTCACCGGTCGTCAGTGAACAG AGGAAAAGAACTCCCGAGTCGCTGGTTGACCTTCTTCAGCGCTGTGCAGTCCAACGGGAACGTTTTCGTCAGAGACTCTTCTACAGTCCATCCTCTcgccctgctgctgctgacagactgtgacatcacagagacaG TGAACGGCGACAGAGTGGAAGTATCATTTCCTGGACGCTCTCTGGTACGCTGTGAGTTGCCACTTGAGACCTGGGAGCTGCTGTGGGAGCTACGCACTTCCATTCAGACCATGCTGTACCGCAACCTCAGCAATCCCAGCAACGCAGCGGCCAACTCCGCTCAAGACGGAGAGCTCATCTCTTTACTCGTAGAGCTGCTCAACAATACAAACTCAAACCCTTTTGTTCAGAGCAACAACAGTGACAGCGAGGTGGATTAA
- the LOC125902496 gene encoding chymotrypsin-like elastase family member 3B, producing MELVLVLLLLVTTVSGCGVPSYKPNTGRVVNGEEARPYSWPWQVSLESFFPTCGGTLIAPDWVLTAAHCITFHTYRVVLAEHDMNKEEGPEQSIMVAKMFIHPKWNDNCVSCGNDIALLKLEKSAVINDKVQPACLPQHGATLAHNQPCYVTGWGRLSSGGPRATTLQQALLPVVDHTVCSQSDWWGSSAKTTMVCAGGESKSACHGDSGGPLNCEGRDGKWYVQGVTSFVHGKGCNTPKKPTMFTRVATFIPWISETMAKN from the exons ATGGAACTGGTACTTGTGCTCCTCCTGCTTGTTACAACGG TGTCTGGGTGTGGTGTACCCAGCTACAAGCCCAACACCGGCCGCGTGGTGAATGGGGAAGAAGCCCGTCCATACAGCTGGCCATGGCAGGTTTCTCTGGAGTCATTCTTCCCCACTTGTGGTGGAACTCTTATTGCTCCTGACTGGGTCTTGACTGCTGCACACTGCATCAC ATTCCACACATACAGGGTGGTTCTTGCTGAGCATGACATGAACAAGGAGGAGGGACCTGAACAGTCCATTATGGTGGCGAAAATGTTCATCCATCCCAAATGGAATGACAACTGTGTGTCTTGTGG GAATGACATTGCCCTGCTGAAGCTGGAGAAGAGTGCTGTTATCAATGACAAGGTCCAGCCGGCTTGCCTGCCACAGCATGGTGCCACTCTCGCCCACAACCAGCCCTGCTATGTCACAGGCTGGGGTCGTCTCTCCT CCGGTGGTCCTCGGGCGACTACACTCCAGCAGGCCCTACTCCCTGTGGTGGATCACACTGTCTGCAGTCAAAGTGACTGGTGGGGCAGCTCagcaaagacaactatggtctGTGCAGGAGGAGAAAGCAAGTCAGCCTGCCAC GGTGACTCTGGAGGCCCTCTCAACTGTGAGGGAAGAGATGGTAAGTGGTATGTGCAAGGAGTGACCAGTTTTGTGCACGGAAAGGGCTGCAATACTCCAAAGAAACCCACTATGTTCACCCGTGTGGCCACTTTCATACCCTGGATCAGTGAG acaatggccaaaaactGA